The Setaria viridis chromosome 9, Setaria_viridis_v4.0, whole genome shotgun sequence sequence CAATACTCAGTTACCCACCCATTTGACTTGAGGACAAATTTTGCAGTTCAAAGTTGTGTTTCCTACTCCAGTCGGATACCTACCATCACAGAAGCCTGACAATATAATCACATATATCTTGAcacagaagaaagaaacaagGCAGGATAATATTTTACTAGCCTGTCTTCCATGATGAAGTTGATCCACTCGAGCTGCACAAAGCATAAACAATTGCATTAGCATGAGTTGAGAAAACAGATTCAACAATCAACAAAAAAACCTAGAAGATATTCAAGGTTCAAGCCATAGTTCTCATGCCTTTATTGTAAATCTTCCAGTAACTTATTACTTCATGTCATTTCTTCTTAAATATGTGAACAAGTCAGAATGCTAACCAAACACTAAAATGGTTCCAACCGAAATAATGGTCCTACCAAAATAAAATGGGTGAAAGCAAACTGTTAACATCAGCAACAGAACACAGCATTGTTGTTTCCAACAATTCAAAAGAGGCCCAAACTTTAGACTAAGGGTTGAGTAGTTTAGTGAAGGCTTTGCTGTTATTATCATCTAAACGGGCAAGGATAGCATTCTAATCTGAAGTACAGTTGGCACTTTCCAAAATGAAAGTGCCAAGTGTAGCATATCTAGTAGTGCCCTGTATGAGTTTTATTTACATGTCTGAGCAAACTGACAGTAAAGAGTTTCTTTGACAGCCAATTGGTCATACAAGAGTCAAACGAGTAAATGAAAATCCTTAACTTTGTTGGCATCTGCCATTGAGATGCAGCATCATAACTTAAACTGTGTGAAAATAAAGTATACACTTATTGACTACAAGAAAAGTGTATGTCTGAATTGTTTGCGATGTGCTCTAAGCCATTGAGAAATGGCACCTGCTATCGTTTTCCTCTGTAAATGTTATGTGCTTTAAAGAAATGACACAGCGAACATTGCTGCTGAAGTGCTGCCACACTCCAGGTGACACAAACGAACAAAAACCAAAAAGAATAGAACATGCTGATGCTATGCAAAATGATTGCTTGAAAGGCATTGAATAGAAGGTATAGTCTATGAAACAAATGACATCCTAGGTTGATACTAGCACAATGCTGAAGCCCAATGGCCCAGATAGCAGTAACCAAAAAACAGGTCTATTACACTGTATAATAGAAAATAGTAGACTGCATAGAAGCATGTATTTGCCTTATTTCCTTGTGCAGTACTCTAATCCTTGTTTTTAGCAGTTAGTCAGGTAACCAGGATCGAACTGTAAGGTGGGTGTAAGTGCAGCTATGATTGCTAACATGAAAAATAGGGATCACCATGGTGTCACAGAGAGGAAAACAGTCAAAATTGTCTTTATATGAAGTTATAGTTCCAGGAAATTCCTTAGATATGCGAGAGTATGCTCTGAAATGCAAAGGGCCCTAGTGGCCGCCTACATTTCATGACACAATGATATCAACACTAGAAGATGCAACAGGACAAGGTATACTAGAACATATCAAATAACATTAGCATCGAAATCTGCTTAAGGTACTGAAACCGATCAATCAATAGAAAAATGCACCGTTCCATAATTCTACCGCGCTAGAAATTACAGTGCAGAATCTCTCGTACCAATGTACCGAGACAGTCAGAGAACCAAACTACATGTAATCCCCAGATACAAGTCGTCTCCTGTGATAACCCCATTCCGGCATTCCCACATGAAACAGTCACAGAACCAAATTTGGCGATGGAATCCTCCCAAACTCGGCAAGTGTCCCAATCTGCTGCGGCGCAACCCCACGCCGCCTCACGATCGGGACCGTTCCCGCGCCGCGGATGGGAGAAACCGCACGGATCTACAGCCACTCCGTCGCGGGATTCGCGAGAGCGGAATCCCCGGAGGCGCGGCGCAAGGGAAAAGGTGGGGGGAGGTTCAGAGAGAAGGGCAGATGGGGGCTGGGTCGCGAGCGGCATTACCTTGGaggcaggaggaggcggcgaggaggacggcgagggcgaggagggcGGAGCCGCCAGCCCTAAtcgccatggccggccggctcGGGTCGGATCGGAAACTGATtggaggaggaagggggagggcTCGTGCGGGCTTTCGAGGGGAGGGGACGAGTGGTGGCGGCCAGTACACTCGATACTGGCACTGCTCCGCCCTTCGGTCACTGACAAGGGTCCATTTCACACCTGTTAGTGTCGGTGCCGTGTTTGACAGGTCCCGAATAAAAAGAACTTTtgaattctttttctttctagaaaaataatttagaatTTAGAGAATTTTCATTGAGAAAATGTGAAGCTGTATTCATTCTAGTATTACTGATACGTAGACTTAGTGTACAAATTTAAtgactactccctctgtcccaattTATAAATCGTTTTAGCTTAtgagtatatctaagtgcataacaaaatttatgaatctacAAAAGTTAGAACGAccaaacgacctataatttgggacggaaggaatAAAAAATAGATGAATAATATATCGGACTTTTTATTGGCTAAAGAGAAAAGATTAAAAGAGATGAGAAAAATAGGTGTAACTCTATACATGTCCTCATTTTTAGAAATGAATTAACAATGCCCCTATTCTCGACTCATTTGTCAGCTAAATGCCTGTGTCCAAAGGTATCAATCCGTGAGATACTAATTGTTTTTCATCTTGAGGAAAACTTTGATAATCACAAGAAGTTCCTCCATGCTCAAAAGGTTGGAAAGGACTgcttaaaaataaaaaagtagaAGTTATAGAAAAGAACCTAACGTCATTTTAAATTAGTTGCAGGATGTCACTAAGGAAAGAAAATGGGCAATGATGAATGTCCTGAATATATTTAGCTGCTTTACGCGCGCTCTTTCTCATCGTAAAAGACAAAAGGACCTAAGTTAACCACAAATTTGACAAATTACTATTTCTTATTTCCTCCACCGAATATATGATATTTAGAACAAAGTAACTAATTTATTATTTTATTGGAAGAAATGATACCGTCCTTAAAACCGGTATggaatttgtttatttttttgaaaggtGGAAATTAGTTTATTTTCCTCGCCGGTCCAAAGATTTTTTTTGGCTGACTGTAGTTGTCAAAGCAAATTATCAGTTGGGCCGGAATTCGGCCCATTTAAACAGGCAAGCAGCCCCCACAATTATCCCCGGCGACTCTGGCGAGCTTCGTCACCAGCACCATGGACAGCGCCACGGCCCTGCTGCGGAGTGATCCTTTGaggatttatttttatttttatttttattaccatttttgcagaaataaatagtcgaatAAAAAATTTGCTAAAATGGACGTACGTAGTCGGACCAAATGGCGATAAGGCTCTTTTCGCTGTACCGGCTGCCACATGCGGGCCTGCCTCGCCAACTGGAACGGCGGAGGgggccttaccgccgtttcGTAAGGTGGTAAGGTATATTCCGCCGTttcagcgccccccccccccccccccccccgccggaTTGGCAATGCTATAGCCGGTTGAAATGGCTATAAGCACtctttcaattattttctttcatttttgttgacttttatcaattatttttccttcatttttatCGATTATTTCAATTATGTAGTTTCATTGCAATACGTAACTTCTGAGGCTGTACCTCTATTTTGAATATTGttcctttaattttttatgacatttttgagagaggtggagtgATTGCATGAAATCATTGAAAATCATTAAACTCCCAACCTAGATAGAGTAGTCTACGAATGACCACACATCGTATGTTATATAATCGTACACATGATAGTCTGCACCGGCATATAAAAGATAAAAGAGGTCCTACGCACTAAATGTGTCCTCACTTAAAACGAGGCTAGTCACCTCGACCACGACCACACCTTACTGCCCGTTGCGCTGCTCTGGTCTACTGTTGGTCGTACGTCAAGGGCCTCCCGTGGGGCCACGTCACGAGGCGGATGTCCTGCTGCGACCGCAAGTGGTGTCGCAAGCTCCTAGGTCGCGCCCTGTGTAGGAGCCTCCAGGGCGTCACGCAACTGTGAGGCACCGATCACGTTAGGCTCGGGTCTGAAAAGATCGTCTCATGCATGGATGCTGGACCTCtgtccctcctcctcgacgGAGTCCTCCGAAGCCCTTCCGCGGTCTGCGAACCCTGTTATGCAACGAAGGAAATGGTATTGTTAGTCTCGTTGCATATTTAAAATGGAATAGAAAACATGTATTCATCACGCACCATAGTGGCGTAGCTCTATGCCTGTTGCAGCTAAAGAGGGTCCCGCTCCACTGTAAGCTCCGTACATCTGTGGGGCTGTGTTAAGGAATTATTAGTTAGAAAGGTAAATTGGACAACATTTCATCAATGGTGTATGAAAAAATAACGTTCACGTACCTGTCAGGGTCACGTACTGCGGAAGAGTGGACGGGCCGGCAGCAGCATGCCAAAACGGTAGTGGTGCTGGTGTGCCCTAGGACGTCCCGGCCACTGGCGCATCTGCCTGTGGTGTAGTACAAGGGCCCGAGTACGGCGGATGAACGGGTGGTTGAGAGGACGTACTGGCCTTGTGCGTAGGAGCTGGAGAGGACGAAAGGGGTAGGCAGCCCATGGTGGAAGCACGATGTCCCCCCGACCATCACGACATCTGACGGCCCACAGGAACCTACTGCAGGCGCCTAAGGCCCTCCTTTACAGCGTCTCGTGCTGCTGCATAGACAGCAGCTGGAAGTGGTCGACGCCGTACCTCAGCTCAGTGGTGACCTCTGCAATAACGTCGCACTTTTGACAAAAGGATAGGGTTCAAGTTAGCCACATGATGCAGTTTGAGTAACAAATGATGCATAAGCTTACCGTGATGTCGAAGTTGACGTCCCTCGAGCGCGGGTACGTCTGCGTGACAGGCGTGGTCTCCGTCGGTGACTGACTCAGAACGTACGTGACCTGCATCCTGGTCCTCGGCAAGAACCACTGAAGGTACGCTACGCAAGCGTCGTCGTCGTGCGCATGGTCCTCCCGCACCACCTCATCTAAAGCGGTCGTCTACATATCGACCCACTGAACCATCCTCAAAGCCCACTGGACCCCAGGtccaccaccaccctgacggCTACCCCTAACATAACTATCGTGCAGCGAGTTAGATAAACAAAAAATCCATATTGGAAGAAGAATCAAAGGGTGGGGCGTACCTATGAACGGCGGTCGGGACTGCAGACGTAACAGGAAGTGGGGACTACTGGTACAGGACAAATTGCCTCGTGACACGGTGAACCGCGTAGTCCTCGACGTGGATGTCATAGACTAGTGGCCTCGTCATCCTCTAGTACTTCATGTCCTGATGGCACAGCGAAGAGAGGCCATGCAGGGCACGAGCCTGCACCTCGTCGATGGTGTAGGGTCTCCACCTCACATCGGTATCGACAAGAGCGTTGAACTCACCGACGAAGTCCGGGTACGACTTCTTTGTCTGCACTCCAACCCACAATCCCTACAACGAATAAAATCACAATAAAGGTGATTGCTAATAACTATAGGCAATGTACATTTTCCATAGCAAGTTCATGAATTTATTCCATCGTAAACAATACATTTGGGAAGATCATGAATTCAGAGTGAAATGGTGAAATACAACATAAATAATGATTGATgatagttcaaaaaaaataagaatcaTAAATAATGGATATATCTTTTTGCACATAAATACCATGTTGATTTAGTTGGAAAAATTAAGCATTAGAATTTATTGGTACAATGTAGTATCTAACATGCAACTGGTATTTGGCAGCTATGAGTATAATGTATTTCTTGGTTATTCGGTATTTATTTAAACAGTCTCGTATGAAAATTGCAGAGTATGATATGAATCGAATAATTGTAGTTGAAGCACCGTACCTTCCTCAAGCACCACAATGACCCCATCGTGGGCTTGTTGACGTCGTTGTGGTCCAAAGGCAGCTCCTGGTAGGGGGACATGTCAATCCGTGGCCTTCCAATCGGGAACCGCTCGTACGACCATAGCTGAAGCAGCAACGGGCAGCCAAGGAATATTGGCTTCGCCGAGGCAACCTTGCCACAGCCCATGCAAAGACCCCTATAGGTGGTTGCCAATATAGCTGAACCCCAGCTGTATTGCAGAACGTCGTCGAGCGGGGACTCCGCAATGGCCCTCACATAAGGAAAgaggtgcttaggcaccgagttcccctGCGACGTGCACAGCATGATCCACCCGAAGAGCCACAAcaggtacgcctccaagtgTCGCGCtactgtggcggcggcggcggtgtcacTCATGTAGTCGGCCTGCACAATAAAATACAATTAGTTGAAAAATTATCAATAGTTACACAAAACTATTTGGACATGCAGATAACTAAGTACTCACACTGAACTGCAAGAGCCACACCTTCGTGGCTTGTGTGTTAAGCTAAAGGTGCGGTATGGTAGGGCACCATCTTTGCACTGAACGTTGGCAAACCGGTCCAACAGCTCATCACGCCAGATAGGTGGGACGTCCACCGCGGCAACGGCACCCCTGACGCAAGGAAGGCCAAGTAGCAGGGAGACGTTCTTAAGTGTGGGGGCCATCTCATCCActgggaggtggaaggtgtgcgtCTCCAGCCGCCACAGGTCCAGCAGAGCTGCTAGCAGTGACATGTCAAAGTGGAACCATGTAGACTTCTCCCCGGGCCGCGTAGCGCCGTCGACCATGTCCCCCTCAACCAACCTGGCTATAGGGAGAAGGCCCGAGCACGTAACATGTACCATACATAACATTAATTAGTTCAAACAACGTAATGTTAGAACTAAACATATAAATTTTACTAAGTACGACATACCTCAGAATCCAACGTGCGTCGATCAGCATTGTCGAAAGGGGGGTTACGTGCCCGAAACGTGCTCAGCCTCGAACCCCGTACGGCTGACATGAACAACCTGTGAAGGCCGTCCAAGGTAGGATCGAGCAACTCAGGGGTCTGGAACCCCTCTAGAACTGGGTGCGCCATACCTGCAACACAAAAAATATAAGTACGCGCCCAAAAAAATAATGACTTCAAGACTTAAATGAAATAAAACAAACTGCAAATGAGATATTGCAAATGAAATAGTCAACGATATTACATTACATGGTCATAATACCACAACTTAGGTTACATATTACATTACATTTCAGAAGGTTCACCTGAATTACGAGTACAGAAACATGTATCACAACTACTTGACAAACTTAAGACACAAAGACTTCACAAACTTAAAACACAACGACTTCACTTCCATATAACACATGAATTACAGAAGCCCATCATTGTTGCTACGTGCACAACGACCCCGACCATGCGCTACAGCATTTCTGTCAACAATTGATTGTTCAGCTTGGGTGCTCACACTTCCATATGTCGTTGGCGggcagttcttgtaggtgtgaccaGCTTCATGACACTTGGAGCAGAGGCGGATATCCGGACctgcttcagattgatccatgttgtTCCGGATACGTCTGTTCTTACGTCGCTCGACCCATTGGAACATTTTTGGATCAGGGTCAGGAATATAGCATATGGCATTACCAAGACTGTTGACGAAGTCTCCTAgtaaacgatatccataaaTCTTGTTCCTCCAAGTATGCCATATGGTTTCCTTCAAGAAATAGTGCGACACGAACCGACGAGGCTGAAGTCCCCTCGTCTCgatgcatgcagcaatgacatgggtgcaaggcctgtgcAGCAACCTTAGCTTATGGCAACAGCAAACATATCCttcattgctgatgatgcactccTGTGTGTGCTTCTCGCGCCTCCCACCCATTCGAGctttgtccctgcaaacaacATCGAACTGGCGTTCCACGGCTCCCACTTCATTCACACGATGCAAATGAGCTTTCTTAATCGCTTCCTCCATGTACTCTATCATCTTGTACCCATATATTCTGTGATTGTCATGCATTGAGTTATCAGCCAACTGGTACCTTTCCTTGAAGTATTTCATGGTGCGATACATGAAGAATTCCACGATACCAACAAGGGGTAGTCCCCTAACACCACACAGGATCTagttgtaaacctcagctaagtttgtagtcattataccccGCCAAGCACCTCCCTCATCAAAGAGTAATGTCCACTTTTCCTTCGGCTCATTCTCAATCTACTATGAGAAGATCTTGATGGATCTTCCCCATCTTCGCCAGGCATTCGGACCATCGAGCCCAACGCCCTCCAGAGACACAGGGTGGTCGGCCTCGCTGTTGACCGTCCTCTTCGCTAGTTGTTCGCATTGTTTCTTTGTAAGGTactcaagtttcttccacagcaGGTTGAATTTCCTCTCTTAATTCTGGCTGCATAGCCGCTTGAACAATGTCATAAGAGTCTTGTTCTCTAATTTCCTATGGTAGTTTGCACCCATATggctcatgcaccacctactttTCAAGTTTGGCCATATCGCCAACGTGAAATGCTTCTGACTTCCTTTCTGtaggtcttcgattgcttgtataATGCCTTTGTGGCAATCATGAATGAGACAAACCCCCTCCACGTCCATCATAATCATGTTTTTCACCCTCTCCAGGACCTAATACCAGCTATCTCGagactccttctccacaaatGCAATCACAAGCAacaacacctgattgttgctATCGAACCTAATGGCTGTCAATATTGTTCCTTTATACCTTCCagtcagaaatgtgccatcaatgcaaatgattGGTCGACATCGCTGgaaagcctcaatgcaaggacccaacgcTAGGAATGACCGTTGCAGGACCTGTTTCCCTAGAAAATGAGCACATGGATAGGTTTTCCTATCGTAGAAGCTTCCTGGGTTCCTCTGGCACATGGTGTGCAACAGGATAGGGAGGTTGTCATAGGATGCTTCGAACGTACCTCACTTCATCTCCAGCGCCTTCTGCTTCGCTCGGTAAGCTTTGCTGTAGCTAATCTTATACTTGAatttctcctctatggcacaaccaatggacttgggctcgaagctAGGATTCTGCACTAtatgaggatacatgtattgagcaactaAATCAACAGTGAGGTTGtggtgtgttccttccaatttaGCCAGtaagcattggtgctcaaccactctaGTCACATCTCGGTAATCCTTCCATTTTcccttgtatgcgtgcaccctGAACGAGCAATCATTTCTCATAAAGCAGACATCATACACCGTTAGGTTGCTGTTCTCCTGAACTGACGctgcaaagataaagtggaccatctcttcacagctgccttcacctcatccccacttgggtacaaagcacccacgcatacctcattctccctgtactcccaagggacattttcccctacattgacctgtagggcggaatggtcaTAATTTGACCACTTCCGCGGGACAAGGtaagcatcttcctcatcagacgagtcatcatccacggcaccattggcctcctctcctttcctctccacctgctcaactaactcaGCAATTtattccccctcatcagccttcCCATTTGGCTCACGGACTGCAACATCATCATTTGCATCTCCCCTTTCTTCCCCATCATTATCAAGTTCTTAGTTTGCCCCCTCAGTACTATCCATATCttcctccgcttcaacttcagCACCTCCCACTTCTTTCTCCACCTGACTGCTAGACCCAGCCTTCGTGAACAGTTGAACATACCATATGATCGGTAAACCCTGCCTCGTGCAACCCTTTACATAAGTTCAGTAGCTCGGGGTTCCTTCAAGCGGGAGCAGCTCCCAAAGGTTTATGTCGGGACGTCTCTTCACTACAACCCTCACAGACACATCCGCTTGATCTCTATTAACACCGAAATCCTTACAAAGCCACCTACATATGCCCaccaagtcctctctcttgctcttggtaagtACTTGTAGAAATATggaaatccactcaaatctaccccttctagACCATATCTAACCTTCCCCGGACCATAGAATACTTAGAAATATACTATCCGACATACCTGCCAACATACACAAAACGAGCAGTCCAAATTACTCTCAATAACTTAAATCAGTTAACTACAACGATACCTTCATTTCAATAAACGGTGGAATCATTTGATTCTATCATTCACTAACAACTATTTAACACTAAACCAACCTTATGAACTAAATTTATCATAGGCATGTACCCAGAATAATATACGCGACAAGTACAAAGGTTCtcactaaatctaataattctGAGTACCCCTATAAAAACTACATTGTTAATACCTAAACAAAATGTAACCCTAGCAATGCAAATAATATTCATATAAATTTAATCTACATAAAACAATAAACTAAATTTACTGTGAACTAAATACCTAAGCTAAATCTACTATACAACTAAGCTACATGTTTCTATGTCTAAAATCCGCTAGATTTTTCTAAGTATCAGATCTACTAAACTAACCACTAGATCTATGCACTACTAAATCTATCCACTGCACTATCTACATTATCTAAACTACgagatttaaaaaaaatacctgAAATGAAGCGACGACTGAAGAActgctccctcctcctcccctccttccttccttctcctctccctccctccctccctttctagCTCACTCTGGCTCGCTCGGTCGATCTACGCGTGGGCGCTCGGTCTGGTCTGGaagggcgcggcgcgcgatgTTTATATAATGGGCGACCCCGCCGGTTCATCCGGCGGTAAGGGATGCCTTCCGCCGTTTAAACTAGCGGGGCACCCTTACCGCCGGTTCAAATGGCGAAGCTTCCTCGAACCCCCCGCCATTCGAACCCGTGGGTGGCCCGCCGGATGGGGGGGGGGCGGTAAGGACCCTAACCGCCGTTTCATACGGCGATAGTGCCTTCCGTCATTTGGTGCAGCGACATAAGACTATTTTACAATTTTTGgttcgactatttatttctgcaaaatggtaaaaaaatataaaaataaaaaaattctcctTTGAG is a genomic window containing:
- the LOC117835206 gene encoding protein MAIN-LIKE 2-like is translated as MVDGATRPGEKSTWFHFDMSLLAALLDLWRLETHTFHLPVDEMAPTLKNVSLLLGLPCVRGAVAAVDVPPIWRDELLDRFANADYMSDTAAAATVARHLEAYLLWLFGWIMLCTSQGNSVPKHLFPYVRAIAESPLDDVLQYSWGSAILATTYRGLCMGCGKVASAKPIFLGCPLLLQLWSYERFPIGRPRIDMSPYQELPLDHNDVNKPTMGSLWCLRKGLWVGVQTKKSYPDFVGEFNALVDTDVRWRPYTIDEVQARALHGLSSLCHQDMKY